One window of the Salvia splendens isolate huo1 chromosome 1, SspV2, whole genome shotgun sequence genome contains the following:
- the LOC121811472 gene encoding uncharacterized protein LOC121811472: protein MTRRRVHESKNDGKRLHAICKGKECEWYVYARKIETHNNTNYVVMNMQRDHAHTCSQVLDQRWLTSKWLVERFMEKIKANPHIPLAVIRQCVDEEFGLKVGWMKAYRARDSALEGIFGKAGLQYRRLFYYKSELERTHLDSSVHIHYENFMDPEVVGPRFLRLYCCLGPLKNGWMRFFRSTIFLIACFLRGMYRGQLMTAMGIDPNNGWWPIAWAVTEAESYDQWKWFLAYLSEDLFYVNFFSK, encoded by the coding sequence ATGACCAGACGACGTGTACATGAATCCAAAAATGATGGTAAGAGACTTCATGCCATTTGTAAAGGCAAGGAATGCGAATGGTATGTGTATGCAAGGAAGATCGAAACTCACAACAATACCAATTATGTGGTAATGAATATGCAGAGAGATCATGCTCACACGTGCTCGCAAGTGTTGGATCAGAGATGGCTCACGTCCAAGTGGCTAGTTGAGCGTTTCATGGAGAAAATCAAAGCAAACCCCCACATTCCATTGGCAGTTATACGGCAGTGTGTGGATGAGGAGTTCGGGCTGAAAGTTGGTTGGATGAAGGCATATCGCGCAAGAGACAGTGCATTAGAAGGTATCTTTGGCAAGGCGGGACTCCAATACCGGAGACTGTTCTACTACAAATCTGAATTGGAACGGACACACCTTGATTCGAGTGTGCATATACACTACGAGAACTTCATGGATCCTGAAGTTGTAGGCCCGAGATTCTTGAGGCTTTATTGTTGCCTCGGGCCTTTGAAAAATGGTTGGATGCGTTTTTTCCGTTCAACTATCTTCTTGATTGCCTGTTTCTTGAGAGGTATGTACAGAGGCCAACTTATGACGGCCATGGGAATTGATCCAAACAATGGTTGGTGGCCTATTGCGTGGGCGGTGACTGAGGCAGAGAGCTATGATCAGTGGAAATGGTTTCTCGCCTACCTATCAGAGGACCTTTTttatgtcaattttttttccaagTAA
- the LOC121811544 gene encoding uncharacterized protein LOC121811544, whose product MVLWYPPAAPWVKLNTDGAFSTSTLEAGEGGLVRGSDGGLLRAFCSPVAASSSFEAELLALIRVLEMAMELSTHIWIELDSAALVTLLSSTHLGYADLRHHMALIRSMTSQRQVRFSHIYREGNRAADFLVGRGIQTPALTYYDPISAPRYLKALVRMDQLGYPNFRFRRRDVG is encoded by the coding sequence ATGGTCTTATGGTATCCACCTGCTGCCCCTTGGGTGAAGTTGAACACTGATGGTGCCTTCTCTACATCGACACTGGAGGCGGGGGAGGGAGGATTGGTTCGAGGTTCTGATGGAGGCCTTCTGCGGGCCTTCTGTTCTCCAGTAGCTGCATCATCAAGCTTTGAGGCGGAGCttttggctctgattcgggTTCTGGAGATGGCTATGGAGCTCTCTACACACATTTGGATAGAGCTGGACTCAGCGGCTCTGGTTACCTTATTGTCATCTACACATCTTGGATATGCGGATCTTAGACATCAtatggctttgatccggagtATGACATCTCAGCGGCAGGTTCGATTCTCACATATCTACAGAGAAGGGAACCGGGCTGCCGACTTTCTGGTAGGTAGGGGGATCCAAACCCCTGCCCTCACATACTACGATCCAATCTCTGCGCCTCGGTACCTGAAGGCGctagttaggatggaccagctgggatatcctaacttccgtttcCGACGGAGAGATGTGGGTTGA
- the LOC121811619 gene encoding uncharacterized protein LOC121811619 translates to MDALRIIYPQAHQYLLGVAPKEKWVKAYFSSHVCCDVILNNICETSNSKIAIAQELAIITMLKEIRTSQMERIQIRGQWIKTYDHVLSPVIKEIVDKLYVRASSWRSTWNGEDLYQVSGPSAQYVVNMHEFTCSCRSWQLTGISCTHAIATINKNEKDVSDYVSRYYLRSTMLILYENVLYPINGMDNWSKTSDVGFELAPPRTKRQHGRPKKLRREEPQVRHHKNGS, encoded by the coding sequence ATGGATGCGTTGCGGATTATATATCCCCAAGCACATCAATACCTACTCGGTGTTGCTCCaaaagaaaaatgggtgaaGGCATATTTCTCTTCACATGTTTGTTGTGATGTTATCCTCAACAATATCTGTGAGACCTCTAATTCGAAGATAGCAATTGCTCAAGAGTTGGCCATTATCACCATGTTGAAGGAGATTCGGACGAGTCAAATGGAGAGAATTCAGATTAGAGGCCAGTGGATCAAGACATACGATCACGTACTGTCGCCCGTTATCAAAGAGATTGTGGATAAGTTGTACGTGAGGGCTTCTTCCTGGAGATCAACATGGAACGGAGAGGATTTGTACCAAGTGTCGGGACCGTCAGCCCAGTATGTAGTGAACATGCATGAATTTACTTGCTCGTGCAGATCATGGCAGCTGACTGGGATCTCGTGCACTCATGCCATCGCTACAATCAACAAGAATGAGAAGGATGTATCAGACTATGTCTCCCGCTATTATTTACGGTCCACAATGTTGATTTTGTACGAGAATGTCCTGTACCCAATCAATGGGATGGATAATTGGTCCAAGACTTCTGACGTTGGATTTGAACTGGCACCCCCGAGGACAAAGCGACAGCATGGGCGGCCAAAGAAACTGAGGCGTGAAGAGCCCCAGGTTCGTCATCATAAGAATGGATCTTAG